The Trichoderma breve strain T069 chromosome 2, whole genome shotgun sequence DNA segment TGCGGCGACGTCGGCTCCTGGAGTATGTTTTCTTTACCTTCAACTCtttgatttgcttctttgaGACTGACTCTTTGTGTGTGTAGTTCATCTCTCAGATCTTCAGCGAAAAGAGGCCTCTTGACACTGTCGGCGTCAATGTCGCTGCTAAGCTGCTCGAGACTATCGGCTTGTCCCTGGTCCTCAACTGGTGGGGAACCAGGACCAACCCCTTTGAGTAAACGGGATCTCTCTTGGTAATTCTTTCCTGAGGCTGGTTCTGGGAGGAGTTGGACAGGGAATGGAAAGGCCCAGCATATCTGATGGCCTTTGTTGTATAACATCACACCTAAATTAGTCAAATTCAATCCGGAATGTTAATAACTTCAACCCTTTGTGACCCGAGTTCAACTTTTTAAAGTCACATCCAATTGGCAAACCAGAGCCAATAGCCGTATAGTAGAAAGCCAAACTTGTTCCATTGATCAATGCAGTACTTTATATACCTGAACGCCGCCGTTGCCCCAACAAAAGTCTTGCTGCAAGACAATCCCTCTGGTATGGTTAATGTACACCCAGATTAAGCGCTTCGCACCAACATCATTCTCCCAGCATAAGTCTCTTCACACATACCGCGCCCTCACTTTaccatttttctttttttacgcCTTTGATTCACCCTTTGTCCAGAACGCCTGCTTGCCACCCTCCTTCTGCACAAGCTTGACCAAGGAAGCGTAGGTCTCGCTGTAAGACTCGCTGCtgtcctcctcgtcgtccttgtcagcctccttggcgggcttcttctttccctcgGCCTTCTCCATAATCATGACCACGCTGGTAGGTCGCTTGgtcttggcggcggcaccCAGCTCAGCGCGCGAtgtgacgaagatgaagggCACGTTGTGGTCCTCGCACAGCACGGGCAGGTGTGAGATGACGTCCATGGGAGAAATGTCACCGGCAATGATGACGACTCCGGGGAATGAGGTGTAGCCGGGGGCGGTGGCGGGGGACTTTCGCAGGGTCTTGACGACTTCCTTGACACCACGCTTGAGAGTACCATTCTTGGCGGCTGTTGAAAGGAGGCGACGTTAGTAAACAAGATCCAATGGCTATATTTGAATAGAGAGGAGCAAGAcaagggagggagagagaacgaaaagaaaatcgaAAAGAGGCAGACTGTGCGACGTAGCGAGGGAGAAGCAACCTACCTTTTCGGATCGTCTTgcaaatcttcttctggccCTTCTCGTCGGCAAGAGGAACCGCAAACGGCACAACCTTTCTCTCAAGGGTCACCTCAGGGGTCTTGTCCTCCTCCATATCTGAGCCCTCGTCAGAGGCCTTGACAGCGCTCTGCGCAGCGACATCCTGCTGGAGCTTCTCGTCCAGAGCAGAAGCGagcttgtccttcttctccttcttttccttcttgtccttcttggatTTGGTCACGCCAGCATCTTCGCtgcgcttctccttcttctccttcttctccttcttgtcaGGTCTGTCggaggccatggctgctgtaTGGGATATTTTGAATCGAGGAAGTTTgaaaaaaacagagaaaaaagacgaaaagagaGTATCCAATCGGCGATTGAAAGACTATTAAAGATATAGAAGAGTTCAATCGACTGAATGGAATTAAATCTGCCTCTGATGCACCAATTGGACGTCTTGCGCAACTGGATCGCGTTTTTTTCAATGTCTGTCGTCCTCCCACGATTGAGGCGCTTCAAAAATTTCCTACTCAAAccaaactttttttctcggtGAGGGACCCTCTAAAAATTTTCGGCGTTTTGTGGTGCCGACGCCGAGATCTTTACAGTTTAGTCACGtgatgcagcttcagcctaTCATGTCGGTCAAGATTTGGATGACCTAAGAGAGCATGAGCTCACGAGAGTTTTTATGTTAACCACTGGCAGATAAAGAGGGAGTTTGTAACAAAAGTTTTCTAAATTGAGAGTCATCAAGCCGTAGAATATCACCTAAGATAGAGGATGAACACTTCACTCATCCTTGCTAGTAACACACCCTGGTCCTCTCTTTCGACGCTCCAAAGCCACCTTACGATATCAAATCAGGGCATTAACATCCGAACGAGGAATGGAACTAAGTATCTCGTAGAGTCAACCGTTTCTATTGTTTTCTCCTAATCTAGACGCTGATATACACTGGGTCCCCTAGACACCCATAATTCAACATGTTCGTGCACCATTTTACTCCGAGTCGGCAAACTCAGCACGGCCAGCCTTGGAGTTGAGGTAGTGGTTTCTATCATGTCAAGTTAGCTCTAGATTCAGCACCGGCAGCGTTATATTTCACTTAGGCCGACATACCGCTCGGTGGCCCAGCTCAGCAGGTAGTAGCCGGCAAGCATGGGAGGGAGCCAGTAGAAGATCTGGGACTTGGTACGGCGGaaggtgttgaagatggcatCGTGGGCAGCACCGGCAAAGGGGTTCTGACGGTTGGCAGACAGGCCGTAGTCGACAATGCCCTTCTGCTTGGCACCACCTATAGCATCATATGTTAGCATGCGAGTGACTCCTTCAATCTTTGTAGTTCGTCCCGACGGGTCCTTTGGCGCAATCCCTGATCCAATTGTTGTTCCGTAACCTCTTCAATGTCTTCCAACCCAATTGCTTTAGCTGAATCAAGTGATCGGCTCATTGAATTGTCCTCCTACTCCCCCATCATCCGGCATCTTGCGTCCTCCAAAGTCTCTTTCGCGGGTTGTCCGATGCAATCGTTCGACAAGTAGAGCAAACTCACCAAAGGAGCCCCAGTCACCGAGCCAGCTATTATCAAATgttagcatcagcatcaattcGCCAAACATTCCTGCCGCAGAGGCcgcatcatcgtccatcGAACTCGACTTTCGCATCTCGTGGAAAAGCCGCAAACTCGGGTGGTACGATCGCCGCATCTGTTCCGGGGGAGAGGCTGTACATACTGGCCAGTCTTGGGTTGAggggcgccgccgcccagaCGAACCTGAGTAGGTCTCATTGTGATTCAGCAGGATCTCGGAGTTGCGATTAATCCTTTTTCGATTGCGGGAAGAGGGTAGAG contains these protein-coding regions:
- a CDS encoding ribosomal protein l7Ae/L30e/S12e/Gadd45 family domain-containing protein, giving the protein MASDRPDKKEKKEKKEKRSEDAGVTKSKKDKKEKKEKKDKLASALDEKLQQDVAAQSAVKASDEGSDMEEDKTPEVTLERKVVPFAVPLADEKGQKKICKTIRKAAKNGTLKRGVKEVVKTLRKSPATAPGYTSFPGVVIIAGDISPMDVISHLPVLCEDHNVPFIFVTSRAELGAAAKTKRPTSVVMIMEKAEGKKKPAKEADKDDEEDSSESYSETYASLVKLVQKEGGKQAFWTKGESKA
- a CDS encoding ucrQ family domain-containing protein; translated protein: MRPTQVRLGGGAPQPKTGHWLGDWGSFGGAKQKGIVDYGLSANRQNPFAGAAHDAIFNTFRRTKSQIFYWLPPMLAGYYLLSWATERNHYLNSKAGRAEFADSE